Proteins found in one Lutimonas zeaxanthinifaciens genomic segment:
- a CDS encoding methyltransferase family protein, with translation MVPKPTEQNPFKTASPKYWVGLTITHLLILLVVLISGWDLSWWQGWLYAVLLAVASIGPRIWAENRHPGLLEERGKFGKAEEVKAWDKILSPLMAVSLTFPLFIVAGLDHRFGWSPEFPIWLNILGFILIVIGYSFAGWALIENRFFSSVVRIQTDRGHKVCDSGPYRFVRHPGYAGNILALPGIMLALGSVWTFIPAIAALIITVIRTILEDKTLQEELPGYMDYIIRVRYRLIPKIF, from the coding sequence ATGGTACCAAAACCTACCGAACAAAATCCTTTTAAAACAGCAAGCCCGAAATATTGGGTTGGATTAACAATAACGCATCTCCTCATCCTATTGGTTGTTTTAATAAGCGGATGGGATCTTAGTTGGTGGCAGGGCTGGCTTTATGCAGTGCTGTTGGCGGTAGCAAGTATTGGTCCGCGTATATGGGCAGAGAACAGGCATCCGGGATTGCTTGAAGAGCGAGGTAAATTTGGTAAAGCTGAAGAGGTCAAAGCATGGGATAAAATACTTTCGCCCTTAATGGCTGTAAGTTTGACTTTCCCATTATTTATCGTGGCAGGACTTGATCACCGCTTTGGGTGGTCTCCCGAATTTCCAATCTGGCTCAATATCCTGGGCTTCATTTTAATTGTGATCGGATACAGCTTTGCCGGATGGGCTTTGATAGAGAACCGTTTCTTCTCAAGCGTAGTCCGGATCCAGACAGACCGTGGGCATAAGGTTTGTGACAGTGGCCCGTATCGGTTTGTAAGACATCCGGGTTATGCCGGGAACATTCTGGCCCTGCCTGGAATTATGCTGGCTTTGGGCTCGGTTTGGACATTTATTCCAGCGATAGCAGCTTTGATCATTACCGTAATAAGGACCATTCTGGAAGATAAAACTTTACAAGAGGAATTGCCGGGATATATGGACTATATCATTCGTGTCCGTTATCGACTGATTCCAAAGATCTTTTAA